From Manihot esculenta cultivar AM560-2 chromosome 18, M.esculenta_v8, whole genome shotgun sequence:
ATTATGCCTTTGGCTTTTTTAAACAAAGAAACTCTTTATCATGCTTTATACATCTTTTATGTTTTTGAGAGTACTTTGTTGATCCATTAAAagccaaaaataataataataaaagaatatcTTTTAATGGCGGCCTAACAATATATAGTATGATATCCTTTCCTTAACATTGAAGCATCCTCTTGatttgctctttttttttttttttttttttatttctagtAGTGTGCATGCTACGCTGATCCGTTAACGTTAATATATTGTTTAAAAAACATAaggtatattttatttttatactataataaaataaaattagtgaagaatattttaaaaatttgattacgATTGATTAATAAATACGAGATTTCGTGattgtatataatatttattaatggtAACTAAATATTATGaaagatttaatttattaatttttaattatatttattttaaaaatattaaattttattaaatattaaaaaatgttttgagaaatttcttaaaaataaattaaaattaaatagagttgATTTAAGCTTAATAATGCGTGATCCATTATTTTAGGagataattttagaaaaatatcaaaaagttaaatgtaattttgaatttagtttcgtgtcaaaataatatattataatatgagtttacaaaaaaaaaatatgagatcGGTTAGCATTTACGTAATGACTTGACATTCAAAttattaaactgaaaaatgagTATACGTAATTGCTTGAAACTTAAAGTAGTTGTGTATAAATTGCATATATTTATATCTATAATCCTTAacttttataatataagaagATAACGTTAATTATAACCTTCTATAAAATTTCAGCTAGTgtcgattaattaataaaaaatcacaCCGGCTAATCAATCAGTTATTACGGGTGTAATGAAGATTTACTGGATTTCTGTAAGAGAATATAAGTTTTGATGAAAAATCGAATGTTATAATGTCTATTTTTTCTCTCTATGATGAAATCGCATATAGGCTTATAAGATTATTACCATGTGACTTGTTTTATTATGATAGCTTATAACTGATTTTGCGATTAttgttatattaataaaatataaaaattatcattatttgtTATAAGTATtacactatattttattattttaatataaaattaaattatatatgttaaagtaaattataaacttaaaattaaaaccGATAAAACCATGgagtagttttatttttattttttttcccaatAATTTTTACATAATGTATGATACACTATTCATTTAATTATctaaattatcaatttattttaattaaaactctCACGtagttattttatatttctacGACAAAACTAATCTTttagtataaaatatataataaacgattttaattaaaacagAACAAAAttggattaatttaattaatttttgaatttataaattcaagcaatttaaaatttttaaaaattttgattttattattttaatcacaATCGACTTAAAACCAAATCAAATAATTACATGGGAAGCTAAATTGCATTCCATCACCATCCTTTACTTtgtaataaaagaatttaaataaatttttttaaatcatacgaataattttattttcttttaaaaataaaaatattattaattaaaattttatattacaaataataaaattaatataaaaaataaattaaattaattattatgaaatttttaattttaagttaaGAGTAACTGAATTTTGcggattattttatttatattcttaaacttcaatttattacaataaaatctcttaattttaattttctttcaaaaatatCATTTCACCCAAATATTGGGGTTAGAAAACTATcaaaattactattttgccctatttttgaaaattactattttactctatttatttttctctatcattttacttaattattaatattaattaataattaaatgagagaggaaatataaaaatatagtaaaataataACATTCTTCTTGAGAGATAATTTTGTAGTATTCTAACTCGTAAACATGCCGTTATGGGTAAActgtgatttttttaaaaaaactaaattaaaattgaaagatttATAGTAATAAATTGAAGTTTaggaatgaaaataaaagaatatttaaatttagagaCGGAAATGAAATAACTCTCTAGATTGAGACCCTTAGTGCAATTTATCCTTAAATTGCTCAAACTTTTTTCTCTAGTCCTTGGTCTAATTAGTGTAGGCATCTAACCCATAATCATATACTTGGGCTCATTACTTTAGAACCCATCTCTCTTAATTCTTTTTACCACTCTTTCTGCCCAAAGCAGAAAGCTATTGCATTTAGGGTTTGGTTGACATTATTAGTAGAAttgtcattaaaaaaaattaaaaaaattatttaaaaaattatttgagtataatttaatcataaaaacaacaaaataataaaataacttttttaaaattgtttttttacaacatctaaaatgaatttaaaaaaaaatactttttgaattataataatttatttatttattaattatatataaaaaagaaaaatgaataataattttaaataattaaaaaaataaatataaattatgagatgagtaaataataaataattattaaattaagttacatttaatatttaaaacaattttaatttgtaaatatgaaaatttaaaaataaatttaattttttttcaaaggtTTTAATAAGATGTTGTATTCATTTAATGTTTTGatgtttcaattttaattataataattatgttaagttataaattattatgaattaataaaaagcttgagtaattaaaaagtttcaattttatataaattcaattttttaaattaattgaatagatgcaaattgaattgaaaattctattaatcaaaattttaattgattataagaaactaaataaattgaattgaaaaaatCACATTAAGCTCTTAAAACCATGCTGCTTTGAAATTATTTGCAATTGTTGTGTTTACGCCGCAGTTcccttctccatcttcccttgttttgtttgaattatttttgtAGTTCTCTCACTATTGTAGAATTACAAGCACGCTATTGATGTAGTAAATTGTGATCTGTCATGCACCGATTCCTCTAGATTTAGGAATTATTGAAAATGGCCTGAATCAGCCAGTTAATTAGAACATTTTGTGTGATGTGATTTGCAATGTTAACTAGTCAGAAACATACATAATAGAAACTTTGAGACATAGTGATTCAAGCTTACATTACTACTTATGCATAtgcacatacatacatacatacatacatatactgATTTTGAagattcttttttccttttcttttctccatGCTACTGGGACTTGAAAAGATAGAAGATTCCTCAAGTTGAAATTTTCAGTGGCACTAGGTTGGGGAATTTATTCTACTTTCTTCTTTTCAAAATCAtctatttttgttttaattaggTTAGAATTTATTCCACTTTTTCCTTTTCCCTACTTTGGAGTCTTTCTCCTTCCCTTGGATTTGCAGAAGCAGTAGTAGGTTGTGCAAACATTCAGTTTAGTGTCATTTGATTAATTGTATGATAGGTATATCCATATAAAACAATATCTATTTAGCCACCTTCGCAAATGATTTAGGAATCTAATGttttcttgttcttcttctcCAGAGGCTATGCAACTTCTCCATGGTGCTTGGATGAGCTAGAGAAGAAACAGGTGGTTTGACCAATTTTCTACCAAGTAGATCcatgtgaatggatgttaaagaGCACAGAAAATTTTTAGATGAATGTGGAGAAGGTGCAGAGATAAAGATCTGACTTGCCTGAAGCTGCCACTCTATCTAGGTGAACCATTAGTAGATTTAATTTGTTGGGTAATTTTAAGTTATCCTTGTTTGATCTTTGCATCTTTTAGGCCTTCTAAGTCACAGGAGATTTTGGGAGACATTTGGAAGATATTGAATAAGATATGTCCTCAACTTCCTACATGGATTTCGTTGGAATTGATTCACGCATTGAGAGAGTTGAGTCCTTGCTATGCATCGGATCATTAGATGTTCGCATTGTTGGAATATGGGGAATGGGTGGTATTGGAAAAACAACTATAGCTAAAGCTGTGTTCAAGCGTAATCTTGCTCAATTCGAGAGCTATCACTTCTTTGCAAATGTCAGGGAAGAGTCAGAAAAACATGGATCATTGCATTTACAAAGCGAGCTTCTTTCAAAAATATGTGGAAAAGGAAATTTTAATAGAAGAACTCCCAATTTCGGATTCACTTACGCCACGAGTAGGCTTAGTCGAAAAAAGGCTCTTATTGTTCTTGATGATGTGAACAGCTCCATGCAATTGCAAGAATTGTTAGTTGATTCACGTCATTTGTTTGGCCAAGGAAGCAAAATCATTGTAACAAGTAGGGACAGGCAAGTGCTCAAAAATGGAGTTGATGAAATATATGAAGTTGAGAGATTAGATCATGATGAAGCTCTTCAACTATTCAGTGTCAATGCTTTTAACCAAAATCATCCCTTTCAAGAGTTTATGCAGTTGTCAAAGAGTGTCATCTATTATGCTAAAGGCAATCCATTAGCCCTTAAAGTTTTGGGTTGCTTTTTGTGTGAAAAAAGGAAACAAGAATGGGAAATTGCATTAAATGAACTCAGAAGAACATcaaatgtgggaataaagaataTCTTAAGATTAAGTTATGATGGATTGGAAACTGAAGACAAGGAAATATTTCTCGATATTGCATGTTTCTTTAAAGGCGAAGATGTATATTTTGTGGAAAAAATACTTGATGGATGTGGTTTCTATGTGGATTTAGGAATTAACGTTCTCATTGATAAGTCTCTCATTACTATTTCAAATAACAAGTTGTGGATGCATGAGATGCTACAAGAAATGGGCtgggaaattgttcaggaagAATCAATTGAAGAACCTGGAAATCGTAGCAGATTGTGGCATCATGAGGATGTCTACCATGTTTTGACAAAAAATTCGGTAAGAGCCAAGTACAAAAAATTTATTCGGATTTAATCAAATAGATAATATTCTGTTAGTGTCAATTTCAATATGTTTTCTACATTAGATTCTTCACGGAATTAGTCCTCTAGATCTCATTTTCATTCCCAGTTAATCTGATTTTGGTTATCAGGGGACTCAAGCGGTTGAAGGCATAGCTTTAGACCTGTCTCAAACAAGAGAGTTACACTTGACCTCCAAAACTTTCAAGAAGATGTACAATCTTAGATTGCTCAAGTTTCATGCTTCTGACTTTGAAGATTTCTGTAAAGTGCACTTTCCTGATGAAGGCCTTACATTTCATTCAAATAAGCTGCGATATCTCCATTGGTATATGTACCCTTCAAAATCCTTGCCATCTAACTTTTGTCCTGAAAACCTTGTTGAGCTGAGTCTTCCTCGTAGCAATGTTGAACAACTCTGGGAAGGAGTGCAGGTATATACTAATATACAAATGGATCAGATCTGTTCAGTTGTCCTGTCAAATAGGTTACAAGTTTCAGAAATTCTGACTTATTTTAGGGATTTATATTTTGTTGCAGGACCTTGTGAAGCTGAAACGGATTGATCTCAGTTATTCTGAATATTTGATTCGAATCCCTGATCTTTCAAATGCTAAAGAACTTGAGAGTTTAAATCTTAAATGGTGCTCAAACTTGGTTGAAGGCCCCTCATCTATTCAGAAGCTTAACAAGCTTGAATATCTGAATCTGGAAAGCTGTAAAAATCTTAGTTGTCTTCCGAGTACAATTGCTTCCACGCTTGTAAAAACTTTCAATCTGGTTGGTTGCTCAAATCTCAAGAAATTCCCAGAGATTGCAGGAAATGTGGaagaattatttttaaacaacACTGGTTT
This genomic window contains:
- the LOC110607130 gene encoding disease resistance protein RUN1, yielding MSSTSYMDFVGIDSRIERVESLLCIGSLDVRIVGIWGMGGIGKTTIAKAVFKRNLAQFESYHFFANVREESEKHGSLHLQSELLSKICGKGNFNRRTPNFGFTYATSRLSRKKALIVLDDVNSSMQLQELLVDSRHLFGQGSKIIVTSRDRQVLKNGVDEIYEVERLDHDEALQLFSVNAFNQNHPFQEFMQLSKSVIYYAKGNPLALKVLGCFLCEKRKQEWEIALNELRRTSNVGIKNILRLSYDGLETEDKEIFLDIACFFKGEDVYFVEKILDGCGFYVDLGINVLIDKSLITISNNKLWMHEMLQEMGWEIVQEESIEEPGNRSRLWHHEDVYHVLTKNSGTQAVEGIALDLSQTRELHLTSKTFKKMYNLRLLKFHASDFEDFCKVHFPDEGLTFHSNKLRYLHWYMYPSKSLPSNFCPENLVELSLPRSNVEQLWEGVQDLVKLKRIDLSYSEYLIRIPDLSNAKELESLNLKWCSNLVEGPSSIQKLNKLEYLNLESCKNLSCLPSTIASTLVKTFNLVGCSNLKKFPEIAGNVEELFLNNTGLEVVPSSIGCLTKLVSLYLTSCKKLRSLPSDICKLKCLRMLNLCGCSNLDSFPEIWEPMEGLKYLYLANCRKLSCLPNSIGNLKNLTELDLKGTMIKELPSSIEHLTGLDQLDLQKCKNVGSLPDGICNLKSLRNLNLYGSPNLDKLPENLCNLESLEELDISGSAIKQLPSSIIQLKNLAKLLFRVQDSAGLLQIPTALDRLSSLNMLVLSGNNFETLPASIELLPHLCTLDVAYCRRLRSLPELPGSLEFLYAQECTSLETVLNSKHFSEIDYMHESRNFKRFAFTNCIKMDQKTCRSILIDTEKRIQVVAAASDQLYNEMGSVKIHLPGSEIPLWFHNQNMGSSVSTQLHSRCSQLRGIALCVVLEFEDCYADRGLIVRCKCHFKPNNGGCSDLNFNLDNWLEWYYKSTPFKSDHLFVWDDPCFEANIVDEDWFGKYSEASFEFFPLDFEENLLQDCKVKKCGVHLLLHERIASRNYNSDEEEEPFPKRLKCLQD